A genome region from Gadus chalcogrammus isolate NIFS_2021 chromosome 7, NIFS_Gcha_1.0, whole genome shotgun sequence includes the following:
- the cab39l gene encoding calcium-binding protein 39-like, whose protein sequence is MPLFGKSHKSPVDIVRTLKENLALLVKQDKKSDKASEEVSKCLVSMKEILYGSGEKEPHTETVALLAQELYNSGLLLALVEHLAVVDFEGKKDVCQIFNNVLRRQIGTRSPTVEYLCSHQGVLFLLLKGYETPPVALNCGIMLRECIRHEPLAKVLLYSDHFPRFFTYVEMSTFDIASDAFATFKDLLTRHKVLVAEYLEQNYDAVFTEYEKLLHSENYVTKRQSLKLLGELLLDRHNFTVMTRYISKPENLKLMMNLLRDKSPNIQFEAFHVFKVFVANPNKTQPIVDILLKNQTKLIEFLGHFQKERSDDEQFNDEKTYLVKQIRDLKKPAS, encoded by the exons ATGCCGTTGTTTGGGAAGTCCCACAAGAGCCCGGTGGACATCGTGAGGACGCTGAAGGAGAACCTCGCCCTGCTGGTGAAGCAGGACAAGAAGTCCGACAAG gcgtcGGAGGAGGTGTCCAAGTGCCTGGTGTCCATGAAGGAGATCCTCTACGGCAGCGGGGAGAAGGAGCCGCACACGGAGACGGTGGCGCTGCTGGCCCAGGAGCTGTACAACAGTGGGCTGCTGCTGGCGCTGGTGGAGCACCTGGCGGTGGTGGACTTTGAG gGTAAGAAGGACGTGTGTCAGATCTTCAACAACGTCCTGCGGCGTCAGATCGGGACCCGGAGCCCCACGGTGGAGTACCTCTGCTCCCACCAGGGGGTGCTGTTCCTCCTGCTCAAAGG ctATGAGACCCCCCCCGTGGCCCTGAACTGTGGCATCATGCTGAGGGAGTGTATCCGCCACGAGCCGCTGGCCAAGGTGCTGCTCTACTCGGACCACTTCCCCCGCTTCTTCACCTACGTGGAGATGAGCACCTTCGACATCGCCTCCGATGCCTTCGCCACCTTCAAG GATCTTCTGACGCGACACAAAGTCCTGGTTGCCGAATACCTGGAACAGAACTATGACGCA gTCTTCACAGAATATGAGAAGCTGCTTCACTCTGAGAACTACGTCACCAAGAGGCAGTCTCTGAAG CTACTGGGTGAGCTGCTGCTGGACCGACACAACTTCACGGTGATGACCCGCTACATCAGCAAACCGGAGAACCTCAAGCTGATGATGAACCTGCTCCGGGACAAGAGCCCCAACATCCAGTTTGAGGCCTTCCACGTCTTTAAG GTGTTTGTGGCCAACCCCAACAAGACGCAGCCCATCGTGGACATCCTGCTGAAGAACCAGACCAAGCTGATCGAGTTCCTCGGCCACTTTCAGAAGGAGCGCAGCGACGACGAGCAGTTCAATGACGAGAAGACCTACCTGGTCAAACAGATCCGCGACCTCAAGAAGCCAGCCTCGTAG